The Vibrio sp. NTOU-M3 genomic sequence TTAGCAAGAAAAACAAAGCCCAACTCCGAGGAGTTGGGCTTTTATTCGGTGAATTAACCTGAAGATTTTATTTCTGAAGCAAAGAAATATCAGCGATCTGTAGGAACAGGTTACGCAGGTTGTTTAGTAGTGTCAGACGGTTCTTCTTAAGTGCTTCGTCGTCTGCCATTACCATTACGTTATCAAAGAACGCATCAACTGGTTCACGTAGGTCAGCTAGCTTGCTTAGGGCTTCTTGGTAGTTACCGGTAGCAAACGCTGGCTCTAGCGCTTCTGTCATTACTTCAACGCTTTCTGCTAGTGCTTTCTCTGCGTCTTCTTGTAGAAGTGCTAGGTCGATATCTGATGCTAGTTCGCCGTCGAATTTCGCTAGGATGTTACCTACACGCTTGTTCGCTGCTGCTAGAGACTCTGCCGCTTCCAGTTCACGGAAGTGAGAAACCGCTTTAACTCGTTGGTCGAAGTCTGCTGGTTTCGTTGGGCGACGCGCTAGAACTGCTTGAATGATGTCTACGCTGAAGCCTTCGTCTTGGTACCAAGCACGGAAACGACCAAGCATGAACTCGATAACGTCTTGTTCAACGTTGTCGTTGGTTAGGCGGTCGCTAAACAGTGACTTCGCTTTCGCTACGAGGTCAACAAGATCTAGGTTGTAGCCGTATTCAACGATGATACGTAGTACACCTAGAGATGCGCGGCGTAGTGCGAATGGGTCGCTGCCTTTAGGCGCTTGACCAATACCGAAGATACCGACGATAGTGTCTAGCTTGTCTGCCATTGCAACTGCAGTTGAAACCCCGTTTGATGGCAGTTCATCACCTGCGAAACGAGGCATGTATTGCTCGTTCAGTGCTACTGCAACTTCTTCTGCTTCACCGTCGTGACGAGCATAGTGCATACCCATAACACCTTGAGTATCCGTGAATTCGAATACCATTGAGGTCATTAGGTCACATTTTGCTAGTAGACCAGCACGCTTTGATTTCTCAACGTCAGCACCGATTTGCTCAGCAATGTAGCCAGCAAGTTCTGTGATGCGGTCTGTTTTGTCTTTGATCGTACCCAGTTGCTTTTGGAAGATCGCTTGTTCTAGTTCTGGCAGACGGTCGATAAGCGGACGCTTACGGTCTGTGTTGAAGAAGAACTCTGCGTCAGCAAGACGAGGGCGAACTACTTTCTCGTTACCTTCGATTACGTAACGAGGCTCTTTTGATTCGATGTTCGATACGAAGATGAAGTTAGGTAGTAGCTTCTTGTTTTCATCGTAAACAGGGAAGTATTTTTGGTCACCTTTCATGGTGTAAACCAACGCTTCAGAAGGCACTTTTAGGAACTCTTCTTCAAACTTCGCTGTTAGTACCACTGGCCATTCAACCAGAGACGTTACTTCTTCTACTAGGTCATCTTCTAGGTCAGCGATACCGCCAACCGCTGCTGCCGCTTTTTGTGCGTCAGCTAGGATGATTGCTTTACGCGCTTCGTAATCTGCCATTACTTTACCGCGCTCTTCTAGGATCGCAGGGTATTGCTCAGCAGAATCGATAGTGAACTCTTGCTCACCCATGAAGCGGTGACCACGGATCGTGCGGTCAGAAGCGACACCAAGGATCTCGCCTTCGATTAGGTCGCTGCCCATTAGCATGGTTAGCGTCTTAACTGGACGGATAAATTGAGTCGTTTTGTTACCCCAACGCATTGGTTTTGCGATAGGCAGGTTTGCTAGTGCTTTCGCTGCAAGTTCAACGACGATCTCAGACGTTGGCTGACCTTTCACTTCTTGTTTGAACAGTAGCCATTCACCTTTGTCTGTAACCATGCGCTCTGCTTGGTCAACTGTGATGCCACAACCGCGTGCCCAGCCTTGAGCTGCTTTTGTTGGGTTGCCTTCCGCATCAAATGCTGCAGAAACCGCAGGACCACGCTTCTCAACAACTTTGTCAGACTGGCTGTCTGCTAGTGCTGCAACTTTAAGTGCAAGACGACGAGGTGCCGCGAACCATTTCACGCCTTCGTGAGCAAGCTCAGCGCCTTTTAGTTCTGCTTCGAAGTTTGCTGCGAATGCTTCAGCTAGAGTGCGAAGTTGCGTTGGTGGTAGCTCTTCTGTACCTAGCTCGATTAGAAATTCTTTTGCCATGTTACTCTACCCCTTACGCTTGTTCTTTCTTACACATTGGGAAGCCAAGAGCTTCACGCGATGCGTAGTATGCTTCTGCAACTGCTTTAGTCAGGTTGCGGATGCGTAGGATGTAACGTTGGCGTTCAGTTACTGAGATCGCTTTACGTGCGTCTAGTAGGTTGAATGCGTGACCAGCTTTTAGAATGCGCTCATAAGCAGGTAGTGGCAGTGGCTTTTCAAGCTCAAGCAGCTCTTTACACTCTTTCTCGCACTGTTCGAAGAAACCAAATAGGAAATCAACGTCTGCGTGCTCGAAGTTGTAAGTTGATTGCTCTACTTCGTTTTGGTGGAAGATGTCACCGTAAGTAACGATGCTGCCGTCTGGTGCGATGTTCCAAACTAGGTCGTAAACCGAGTCTACTTCTTGGATGTACATTGCTAGACGTTCGATACCGTAAGTGATCTCACCAGTGACTGGCTTACACTCAAGACCGCCAACTTGTTGGAAGTAAGTAAACTGAGTTACTTCCATGCCGTTTAGCCAAACTTCCCAGCCTAGACCCCATGCGCCTAGTGTTGGGTTTTCCCAGTTGTCTTCTACGAAACGGATGTCGTGTACAAGTGGGTCAATACCAAGTACTTCTAGAGAACCTAAGTACAACTCTTGGATATTGTCTGGCGATGGTTTTAGCGCTACTTGGAATTGGTAGTAGTGCTGGAGACGGTTCGGGTTTTCACCGTAACGACCATCGGTAGGACGACGTGAAGGTTGTACGTAAGCTGTAGACATTGGCTCTGGGCCAAGCGCTCGTAGGCAAGTCATTGGATGAGAGGTACCCGCACCCACTTCCATATCTAGCGGTTGAACAATGGTACAACCATTTTGAGCCCAATAATCCTGCAGCGCGAGGATCATTCCCTGGAAGGTTTTGATATCGTATTTTTGCATAAGTCAGGTTCGCGCGATTCTCTTATTACTCGTGAATTCGTCTCTTTTGCTGGGTTTTCTACCCTCAACAATGGCGATTCAAAGTAATTACGGTTGAATAAAATAACAATCAAGTATACCCAGATATTGTTAATGGGAGTAGGGGTAATCTTGCTTAATTCATAGTCAAAAATACCTTTTAGTGGAATTTATCGCGTTTATTGTTTCAATTTCTCTTAAAAGGGAGTTTTTGATGGATTTCTGACTTGAGCTTTGGCATTCGCCTCATTAGAATTTCGTCATCTTTGGGGAGTAGCTTACTAAATCGACAGCGTGTTGATTTGGTTCGTTCGTCAACATAATTGGTGCAAAATCACCATGGCGCTCGAGACGCATTGCCAGATGCGTTTAGCAAGACCTTAGATAAACATCACGAACCGGGGTGGGGCGTGAGGTTTGTCTTAGGTAAAAATAATTATCCCTGCCCCCTTTGAGCATGTCGTGAGCGTTTTAGCTATTTCAATCACAACGGTAGCATTAGCAGAAATTGGCGATAAGACCCAATTGCTTTCGCTGTTGTTGGCAAGTCGTTATCGAAAACCAATACCTATTATCATTGCTATATTTTTGGCCACAGTGCTAAATCATGCTTTAGCCGCATGGCTTGGCGTAGTGGTTGCGGATTATTTATCTCCAGAAGTGCTTAAGTGGGTTGTAGTGGTGAGTTTTCTAGCTATGGCGGGTTGGGTGCTTATCCCAGATAAGTTAGATGACGATGAAACCATCTCAAATCGAGGTCCTTTCATCGCCAGTTTTATTGCATTCTTCATTGCGGAAATAGGTGATAAAACCCAAATAGCGACCTCTATTTTAGGTGCTCAGTACTCAGAAGCATTGTTATGGGTCACTCTTGGAACGACGGTTGGTATGCTGGTAGCCAATGTCCCTGTGGTATTGATCGGGAAATTATCAGCAGACAAATTACCGCTAGCGATGATCAGAAAAATCACTGCAATATTGTTCCTTTTATTGGCATCTGGCGCGGCTCTTTTTTGAGGATTATTGAACAATAAATTGCAGTGAAGCTGCGTTGGATCAAACTGTTAGCCAAATTCACTCTAATGCGTGACCAGTGACATATTAGTGTCATAATTGTCATGCTACCTTAATAATGTGAATGATAGCGAGAGGGCAAATTTATGCTTACACGTTATATGGGAATGTCCCCTAAAAAGCAGAGCTATTTGTTTACTTTTGGTCTGGCGCTTTGCCTCTTAGCAATGGCGCTAACGGATATGTGGTTACCGATTGTGGCTGGCTCGTTTATTTTGACTGGATTGACCGTAGAATCATGGATTCGGGTAGCGCATATTATCCCAATGCATGAAGAAATGCGGGCAATGCAGAAGCAGATCCAGAAACTGCAATCGGAAGTTCGCACTTTAGAATATGACGAATAACAAAACGGCAGCCCTTGAGCTGCCGTTTCTTTTCTTTGCTAACCGTATTGGTTATTCCATCCCTTTTTTGATCAAGTACTGATATGGCAGCGTATCGATTTGCGCTGCAATCAACTGATGATCCATAAAACGGCAGAAACTCGGAATATCTCGGGTAGTTGATGGATCATCTGCCTTAACCAATAACACATCACCATCGTTCATTGTACGAATCGTCTTCCTGACCATCATCACTGGTTCTGGGCAGCGTAGCCCTTCTGCTTCAAGAGTATGGGTGGCTAATTCAGGATTAAAGCTCATGGTGTTATCTCGTGACCCTACAGGTCAAATGTGACTACTAAAGAGGGTAGATGATAACGGTGGAGAAAAAATATTCAATAACCACTTGGCAAAGTGATCAATTTGTTTTAACTTAGTTAACAAGTTGGTAACAAATAAAAGAGGTGCGCTTATGTTAACAGCTCTAGATAGACTGACCATCTACTCTGTACTGTGTTTTATTTCGTTTTGTGCACTGGTATTACGTTCATCAACTGAAGCTTCGTTGCTGCCCCTCATAGGAGTTTGCGCAACGATAGTAGGGATTTGGCTCGAGATGCACCTATGGCGAGGTTCATCTGAAGAGCATGAAAAAGGATAGATAGCGTGTCGCTCATTCGCGTTATTTTTTCACTTGTAACTACGCCAGATTACATTCCGACACTATCCCCAGTTTTCTTGGGCTTCCCCGCTGAAAGGCGGGATTTTTTTTGCCTACGAGTTACAATCACATCATACCATCCTATTAACTAAGTGATCCTTTGTGGAATTAGAAGACATTTATCGCCGAGATCTCAATCTTCTTGTTGCTTTACGAGTATTGATTGAAGAAAGCAGTGTCAGTAAGGCAGCAAACCGCCTTAACCTCAGTCAATCCGCTATGAGCCGAGTATTAGGAAGACTAAGAGAATTATTAGGTGACCCGCTCTTCACTCGTCAAGGGCAACACTTAATTCCGACGGAAAAAGCACTTGAGATTGATCGTTCACTTGGTGAGCCTCTTGAATCTTTACGCCAGCTGCTTTCACCCGTTGAGTTTGAACCTAAGAGCTGTGAGCAGACTTTTACCATTGCAACGACCGACTATGCGATGCAGACAATTCTGCCTTTCGCTTTGCCACGTATTTATCAAGAAGCACCTCATGTGTCATTTAACTTTTTACCACTGCAACATGATCGTCTATCCGATCAATTGACTTATGAAGGGGCTGATTTAGCAATTTGTCGCCCGACAGGGCCGGTTGAGCCGCTGCGTAGTGAAGTGCTGGGTCGTGTAGGAGTATTGTGCTTGCTCTCCAAACAACATCCATTAGCCGAAAAAGAGATGAGCTTGGATGATTACCTCAGTCATCCACATGCAATGATTGCCATCAGTGATGGGGTTAAGGCGTTGATTGAACAAGCGTTAATGGATCAGCCCAAACGTAAAATGGTATTACGTGCTTACCACTTAGAAGCGGCGCTGGCGATCGTCGATACCTTGCCAATCATTATTACCGTGCCTGCCGATTTAGCGTATTTGGTTGCCGAGCGCTATGACTTAGTAGTGAAGCCGCTACCCTTTCAGTTCACGCCGTTTGAGTATTCAATGATTTGGCATGCACGCTGTGAACATTCTCCTGCTCAAGAATGGCTGCGTGCAGTAGTGCGCGAAGAATGTAGCCGCCTGATTGCCAAGCGAATAGAAGACATGGGGTTGGACTAGATTTTTCCGAAAGTCGAAATAACAAAAAGCCGGGCAATGACCCGGCTTTGTTTATTCTATTGAGTTGTTGGCACTTATAGCTTGATAACCACGCGACCGGTTACTTGGCCGTTTGTGATGTCTTCAGCGTATTTTGGTGCTTCTGCTAGTTCTACTTCAGTACATGCTTGTTCGAAGTAGCTGTCTGGTAGTAGTTCAACCAATTTTTCCCATGCTGCAGTACGTTTTTCA encodes the following:
- a CDS encoding LysR family transcriptional regulator, which codes for MELEDIYRRDLNLLVALRVLIEESSVSKAANRLNLSQSAMSRVLGRLRELLGDPLFTRQGQHLIPTEKALEIDRSLGEPLESLRQLLSPVEFEPKSCEQTFTIATTDYAMQTILPFALPRIYQEAPHVSFNFLPLQHDRLSDQLTYEGADLAICRPTGPVEPLRSEVLGRVGVLCLLSKQHPLAEKEMSLDDYLSHPHAMIAISDGVKALIEQALMDQPKRKMVLRAYHLEAALAIVDTLPIIITVPADLAYLVAERYDLVVKPLPFQFTPFEYSMIWHARCEHSPAQEWLRAVVREECSRLIAKRIEDMGLD
- the glyS gene encoding glycine--tRNA ligase subunit beta, yielding MAKEFLIELGTEELPPTQLRTLAEAFAANFEAELKGAELAHEGVKWFAAPRRLALKVAALADSQSDKVVEKRGPAVSAAFDAEGNPTKAAQGWARGCGITVDQAERMVTDKGEWLLFKQEVKGQPTSEIVVELAAKALANLPIAKPMRWGNKTTQFIRPVKTLTMLMGSDLIEGEILGVASDRTIRGHRFMGEQEFTIDSAEQYPAILEERGKVMADYEARKAIILADAQKAAAAVGGIADLEDDLVEEVTSLVEWPVVLTAKFEEEFLKVPSEALVYTMKGDQKYFPVYDENKKLLPNFIFVSNIESKEPRYVIEGNEKVVRPRLADAEFFFNTDRKRPLIDRLPELEQAIFQKQLGTIKDKTDRITELAGYIAEQIGADVEKSKRAGLLAKCDLMTSMVFEFTDTQGVMGMHYARHDGEAEEVAVALNEQYMPRFAGDELPSNGVSTAVAMADKLDTIVGIFGIGQAPKGSDPFALRRASLGVLRIIVEYGYNLDLVDLVAKAKSLFSDRLTNDNVEQDVIEFMLGRFRAWYQDEGFSVDIIQAVLARRPTKPADFDQRVKAVSHFRELEAAESLAAANKRVGNILAKFDGELASDIDLALLQEDAEKALAESVEVMTEALEPAFATGNYQEALSKLADLREPVDAFFDNVMVMADDEALKKNRLTLLNNLRNLFLQIADISLLQK
- a CDS encoding TMEM165/GDT1 family protein translates to MSVLAISITTVALAEIGDKTQLLSLLLASRYRKPIPIIIAIFLATVLNHALAAWLGVVVADYLSPEVLKWVVVVSFLAMAGWVLIPDKLDDDETISNRGPFIASFIAFFIAEIGDKTQIATSILGAQYSEALLWVTLGTTVGMLVANVPVVLIGKLSADKLPLAMIRKITAILFLLLASGAALF
- the tusA gene encoding sulfurtransferase TusA; the encoded protein is MSFNPELATHTLEAEGLRCPEPVMMVRKTIRTMNDGDVLLVKADDPSTTRDIPSFCRFMDHQLIAAQIDTLPYQYLIKKGME
- the glyQ gene encoding glycine--tRNA ligase subunit alpha, which translates into the protein MQKYDIKTFQGMILALQDYWAQNGCTIVQPLDMEVGAGTSHPMTCLRALGPEPMSTAYVQPSRRPTDGRYGENPNRLQHYYQFQVALKPSPDNIQELYLGSLEVLGIDPLVHDIRFVEDNWENPTLGAWGLGWEVWLNGMEVTQFTYFQQVGGLECKPVTGEITYGIERLAMYIQEVDSVYDLVWNIAPDGSIVTYGDIFHQNEVEQSTYNFEHADVDFLFGFFEQCEKECKELLELEKPLPLPAYERILKAGHAFNLLDARKAISVTERQRYILRIRNLTKAVAEAYYASREALGFPMCKKEQA